GATAAACATATGGGTGAGTGACCTGATCTTCACTTTGTACTACTGGCCTGTATATTTAGATTTACATGGCCTCATTTGACAGTGCTTATGAACACcgtgaagagaaagaaaacagggaCAACCAAGATACTTAAATATATCCTGAGACACTTTAATGCAGATTCTACATTTCATCACATTTATAAGGAATGACCAGTCGTTTACAGAGTGCTCCTAGGACGGAGCATCAGCACTGGAAAAGGTGGTGATGGAGCCGCGTGGTCCTCCACCACTACAACAAACATTCAGCTAAAGAGATTACAGCTTTTGAGATGGCATCGTTAGATCTTTCCGGGAAAGGTTCCCTCTTCTCTTTGGTCGTCCCATTTCTGGATCTAAAGGGGGACGAAACCAGAGGGAAAAGTATTTTTAAGGACATGAAGCGAGACGTGTTCTTACTGGGTGGAGAATCTCAAATGTCTAAATTTGGCCTCAACTCTTGATGTTGTTTTGATTCTCAAGGAGCACAGACTCAAAGGAATGTGAGGAACTATAAAGTTGTTTGACCCCGGCTAAAACAAACTGAGCCCACACAGGGGAGAGTACCAAACATGTGTAGTCTCCCTGTTACAACTTGAGTCTTTAGAACAAAACAGAAGTTGAGATGTGAAAAATTTAATTTACCCAGGAAATGGGGCAGAGGGATTTGTAGACCCTTTTGTACCAGTCACATGGGGCCGTGTCCACTCCCTTAGCATCCAGAGCTTTCTGGCAGCGGTGATAGTCTATTAATAgagaaacaataacaacaatgaaTATTATAAAAAGCACATGGCCTCGATCCAGGTTCAAGGCGAATGTCAGTGATCCCCCCCCCCagaaaccactggatatattTAACTGATTACTAGTAAGAAAAGTGTTTGTATCTTCATTAAGAAAGCTGAGAAGTGTGCCGATCCACAGCTGACTGCTTTGACCTTGACCCGCTTGCAGGCTCACCCAGGTAGTTGGACCAGCAGTTCCTGGTCTGGTTCTGGTTGGGGAATCTGGCGTCGAAGGGGGCAGTGCGATACTTCTCAAGTTTGGCCTGAATGTCCTCAGCCATCTTCACGTCTGTGGAGACGACACGATCAATGGACATTTTATTCAGGATGCAGGCGGGCGGAAAGGAAAACACTTTCAAATACATTAAAACCCCCTTCATGTGTCAGATGGATCAACGCACCTATAGCTGCGTCCTGTACACTGTGCCTCATGTACTGACTCATACGAGACGCGCACCGACTGCAGCCTCAGCCGAGGACTATTTTTGGGGATATTTCGGGGTGCTGCATGCGGCACCTTCAAGATGTTTCTAGaaattgcagcatttttcaccgagTTCTCCTCCCACGGAGCGGTATCACCGCACCAAACGCGACATATCACCTGTCGACTATCTCAAAAGGCTCCTCATGAGAGGTATCATGTCCGAGAACGCTTGAATCCAATACGTGTCGAAGGATATTGGCAGGCAGCTTATCAATATCCTCGTCTGCCGGGCCTGCTCGAGCATTTCCTCCCAACATAACccagtttctctttctttttcacacATACACGATAGACTCGGCCAGCCGAGGTGATTAAATGCTTTTGCTTTTAAAGTGAATTACAGTTTGAGATAATGGGTTAAAGTAATCCACCAGCGCGGCTCACACTCGAGTCATTTTTCAGACGGAAGCTGAGCTCTGTCTCtcttaaaattattattttttttaaattgataacTAATCCCTCGCAGTGCGGTTAAAACACACGCGTGTGAGAGAGAAACGGCTTGAAGGAATAATTTAatgaatcaataataaaaaaacttgCAGGTTTAACGTTACCTTCAGTGGCAGTCAGCTGGCTCGAGCTCAAAGTGACTTTTGCGCGGGGCGGTGAGTCTCTCTCCACTGATAAGCAGCGTGCGCCACACGCGCGCGCTCCAGCGCGGAGATGTTGCCGTGCAGTGCGATCACGGCGGTATGGCGGCCGCAGGTCACATTGAGATGACAGGCGCAcgtactgtatatgtgtgtgcaggtgtgcgtgtgtgtgtgtgtgagagagagaaagagtgataTGAAGGCTCAGGTGATGTGGAAGTTAAATAAAACTCCAGATGATCGAGCGTGTCTTTGTTTTAAGATCATGTCCCATACAGATGTGAACTTTTCCCCCGCGTGCGGAAGTATTCCGCCTGTTACTCATTTACAGATGTTTAGTTtgaggttgtttgtttgttttctctgttttaaggTATTTCATgtgagttttgtgtgtttgtgctccacatgtcgttcttttttttttttttactccagaTCGAAAACTCTGTCTAGGAATCGCAGCTGGTCCGGTCATGTGAGGACGCGGAGGTGATTCTTGTGTGAGTCACGTCGGAGAGCGCAGGCCTTATCAGCGCGGCTGCTCCCAGATAGTATGGCATTTGTCAAGCTGAATAACAGGTCAGGACTGATTGTAGTAGTGGTAAAAATCTGCTCTACATGAGTCCGCTCTTTTCCGATCAGGTGCTCCATCCTGTATCCTCATCCTGACCCCGCAGCGTCCTGCTTCCGCACCTCCCCCTCCAGACACGTCTCCGCGCCTGTTTTTCCTGTCGTGCAACGTTTTCTCAAAACGCCAGGTACGCCGGGCTTCCTGTTCCATGCTCCGGTTATTTCCCTACAAGGAGCGACTTTCCTTTCCCGTCGTTATTTCAGGAGGGCAGGGCCCGGTGGCGGCTGTGCGTCATGGTGACCAAACAACGCGCGGTAATGATTGAGGTAGTAAAGTGTatagccctgtgtgtgtgtgtgtgtgtgtgtgtgtgggatacGTGACTGGAGTCGATACATCCATGGACAGACGGGACACAGTGCGCATGGCTGCGTTGTTGTGTTGCAATGCATTAAACTAGTGTCTCCAGTCCAACACAAGAGGGCAGCAAAGACTTGACTTCGTGTTACTGATTAACACGTTTCTCTGAATACGTGAGATGACTGCGCAGGATTTCACTGCCTGATGCAACATTTTGAAAGCAACACAAACTGGAgtaaagatagttgattgttgagtctcgtTCACATATTGTCAAATACCAATGCTTTGGGTAAATGGTTCAGGTCcatgcagtggcggttctagacctgttttaataggggggccaggttggggccggcttatttgttagggggcacatacaacccggaaaaaaaagataaatccctcattcagacaaaacagtgtttacaatttcagcaaatttgattgggtagtaaactgctgagacactttatttctgcagaTCCCTTCCAAACCacatcattgcaagaaatctgtcattgtattattgatgcagactccctgtcgggggggccacagggggggtccagactcagagttatgggggcactggcctctgttggcccccccctagaaccgacCCTGGGTCCATGTCAAAGAACCGGTCTGGTATTTTATTTGGGCGCGAGACTGGCGTACCTCGCCACTCGCCCATGGTTACCTTGGATCAACTCAAGTGTCCCGCAGCCCTGTGAAGCATAAGTGGTTTCAAATGATGGATAATGGATCGaaagagactcaacaatcagctgtctTGCTGCAGAAAGTTACAAAGTgatgggacaaaaaaaaaaaaatcaaaatattcCATTGGTcagctgttttgaaaatgagGTGACTAGATTGTAAATCAAACGCAAGTTATTAAAGCGTTCAATATCCGATGAATCATCAGTTCATCTCTTTTGTTTCCTCAGTTTTAAGACACTTACGCTTTTAAGAAAATTATGAGAAAAACATCCAAATTCAATGTTGTGTCTGCCTTAACAACAGCGTTGATGTGTAACGAGCTATATGTAATTTAACTTGTAGTTTAACTGTATCTTGCAGTAGCATGTAAAATCTAACAGACCTTgcttaaaaaaaggaaagcctGTAtgacattactttaatattctACTTAACTTTTTGTATAATTCTGatgtaattatttttctgaCCTTTGTAAagtcagattttaaaatgtagattAGTTAAAAATTAAGGGTTTTTTATGGGGGGGCCATAAAAGTAAATGAatgcttttttattattattttgacaaTGATTTTCCACTGTAATTCAAAGCTGAcattacttgttttgtttttttggttttctggcaTCTAACCTTTCAGTAAGGTTGACAGGCTCTTACCAAGTAGTTTTAAGCACTTTTTCTAAGTAGCTTTTGTAAACCAGCTCAACTTTACCCTAGGGGCTGCTTTGCTGTAGTTCAGCTTGTTCCAGGGTAAAATTATTGATAGCTTCTCCAACTGCTTAACAAATCACATGATTCCCACTCTGTCTCTGAACTCCACTGTGAGTAAACACTGGCAAAAGAAATTAACCTCAGACGATGTCCCTCATGAAATCAAGACAAATGCCGATAAAAAGATCGGACAGAAAGATTTCACTGCTCTCAGACAACTCGGTCTTTTTGGTTTTGCAAAGAAGGCTCCAGCCTCAGTCGCTGCCCCAGCAGGTATCGTTTACCTTCATTGTATTTGCTCCTATAGTGAGACATCATGAAGATTCAACAAACCCAGTTATTTTAAAATAGTTTAATATTGCTCAAATTCAAAACATACCAAGTCAGAAAGAAAAGATAAGAGCTCGAACAAAGGCACGTCCAACAGGTTCAATATATTAATGTACAGCAAAGACAAGAACCTCATTTTCACTGAATGAACTAATCTGataaaacagcttttaaaaaggAGCCGTAAACCCACAGCAACAACTCAATATTATGGAAAACCTCTGAGACCCCACACAGAGTGCCTTGAAGGTCAAGTCAGTGTGCGTTAAAGAGCATC
Above is a genomic segment from Sparus aurata chromosome 20, fSpaAur1.1, whole genome shotgun sequence containing:
- the cox6b1 gene encoding cytochrome c oxidase subunit 6B1 isoform X2 encodes the protein MAEDIQAKLEKYRTAPFDARFPNQNQTRNCWSNYLDYHRCQKALDAKGVDTAPCDWYKRVYKSLCPISWIQKWDDQREEGTFPGKI
- the cox6b1 gene encoding cytochrome c oxidase subunit 6B1 isoform X1, giving the protein MKGVLMYLKVFSFPPACILNKMSIDRVVSTDVKMAEDIQAKLEKYRTAPFDARFPNQNQTRNCWSNYLDYHRCQKALDAKGVDTAPCDWYKRVYKSLCPISWIQKWDDQREEGTFPGKI